One genomic region from Paroceanicella profunda encodes:
- a CDS encoding TRAP transporter small permease — protein sequence MLITAVDLISRFLFLLAILITAALVFIVTYDVGARNLGLTPPNWAVNTVEYGMLHITFLALPWLVRTRGHVCVELVLTYLPARARTAWELALHAISALICFYLAYRSGLSLADTIAKGSYEVRSFDMPMWMLFASMPAGFLLGGLQFVAFPLRGDSFFAGAAAEKGGL from the coding sequence ATGCTGATCACAGCCGTAGACCTGATCTCCCGTTTCCTCTTCCTGCTCGCCATCCTGATCACCGCGGCGCTCGTCTTCATCGTCACCTATGACGTGGGCGCGCGGAACCTCGGGCTCACGCCGCCGAACTGGGCGGTGAACACGGTGGAATACGGGATGCTCCACATCACCTTCCTGGCCCTGCCCTGGCTGGTGCGCACGCGCGGCCATGTCTGCGTGGAACTGGTGCTCACCTACCTGCCGGCCCGGGCAAGAACGGCCTGGGAGCTGGCGCTGCACGCGATCTCGGCGCTGATCTGCTTCTATCTCGCATACCGTTCCGGCCTGTCGCTGGCCGACACCATCGCCAAGGGCTCCTACGAGGTGCGCTCCTTCGACATGCCGATGTGGATGCTCTTCGCCTCCATGCCCGCGGGCTTCCTGCTGGGCGGGCTGCAGTTCGTCGCCTTCCCGCTCAGGGGCGACAGTTTCTTCGCCGGCGCGGCCGCGGAAAAGGGAGGCCTGTGA
- a CDS encoding V4R domain-containing protein has translation MSFRDRLSFDAARGEYLDSGIRYMMIRPDALMGILHELPEESRPAVLEAMARSITKAGGKSAAAYRDMGAAEADALLGVIAATAPELGWGVWSFARSADGLTLTVANAPFPAGHGPAPAPVCAPIRGMLGAIGPMVLGGPVVVSETGCAACGAAHCSFTIAPA, from the coding sequence ATGAGCTTTCGCGACCGGCTCAGCTTCGACGCCGCGCGGGGCGAGTATCTCGACAGCGGAATCCGCTACATGATGATCCGCCCCGACGCGCTGATGGGCATCCTCCACGAGCTTCCGGAGGAGAGCCGCCCGGCGGTGCTGGAGGCGATGGCCCGCTCGATCACGAAGGCGGGCGGCAAGTCCGCCGCCGCCTACCGCGACATGGGCGCGGCGGAGGCCGACGCGCTGCTCGGCGTCATCGCCGCCACCGCGCCCGAGCTGGGCTGGGGCGTCTGGTCCTTCGCGCGCAGCGCCGATGGCCTCACCCTCACCGTGGCGAACGCCCCCTTCCCCGCCGGGCACGGCCCCGCGCCGGCCCCGGTCTGCGCCCCGATCCGCGGCATGCTGGGGGCCATCGGCCCCATGGTGCTCGGCGGCCCGGTTGTCGTATCAGAGACCGGCTGCGCCGCCTGTGGCGCGGCGCACTGCAGCTTCACCATCGCGCCTGCCTGA
- a CDS encoding TRAP transporter large permease translates to MLDWTVSLAILVGGLLFAMGIGLPVALAFFAVNVIGVYVFMGGSRGIDQMLSNATTAVSTYSLAPVPLFLVMGSLFFYSGLARRVLDAIDLLIGRLPGRLSYLTVTSGTVFAALSGSSLANTGMLGALMVPEMVNRGYKKHMALGPILGSGGLAVIIPPSTLAVLLGSLARIDIGALLVAGLIPGLVLAVFYAGLIYAQTKLDPEAAPFYEVEAMPLSRRLWVFTRDVMPMAIIIAAVVGSILTGIATPTESGALGVFAVGFLALAFRALDWKAIEKAVTEAARVTGMTFLLITASSTFAQLLAFSGASSGLVRWATGMEMGPTQMLLVMLLILFVLGMFMDQVSMMLITLPVFVPLAASLHFDMVWWGLIMLLMLEVSFTTPPFGLLLFVMQGVAPPGTSLTEVARAALPYMLCVFLLIALLIVFPPLATWLPENM, encoded by the coding sequence ATGCTGGACTGGACCGTCTCCCTCGCCATTCTCGTCGGCGGCCTGCTGTTTGCCATGGGCATCGGCCTGCCGGTGGCACTGGCCTTCTTCGCGGTGAACGTGATCGGCGTCTACGTGTTCATGGGCGGCTCGCGCGGCATCGACCAGATGCTGTCGAACGCCACCACCGCCGTCTCCACCTATTCACTCGCCCCGGTGCCGCTGTTCCTGGTGATGGGCTCGCTGTTCTTCTACTCCGGCCTCGCCCGCCGGGTGCTGGACGCGATCGACCTGCTGATCGGCCGCCTGCCCGGCCGGCTCTCCTATCTCACCGTCACCTCGGGCACGGTGTTCGCCGCGCTTTCGGGCTCAAGTCTCGCCAACACCGGCATGCTGGGCGCGCTCATGGTGCCGGAAATGGTGAACCGCGGCTACAAGAAGCACATGGCGCTGGGGCCGATCCTGGGCTCCGGCGGGCTCGCGGTGATCATCCCGCCCTCCACGCTGGCGGTGCTGCTGGGCTCGCTCGCGCGCATCGACATCGGCGCGCTGCTGGTGGCGGGGCTGATCCCCGGGCTGGTGCTGGCGGTGTTCTATGCCGGGCTCATCTATGCCCAGACGAAGCTCGACCCCGAGGCAGCACCTTTCTACGAGGTGGAGGCGATGCCGCTGTCCCGCCGGCTCTGGGTGTTCACGCGGGATGTGATGCCGATGGCGATCATCATCGCCGCGGTGGTGGGCTCCATCCTCACCGGCATCGCCACGCCCACGGAGAGCGGCGCGCTCGGCGTCTTCGCGGTGGGCTTCCTCGCCCTCGCCTTCCGCGCGCTGGACTGGAAGGCGATCGAGAAGGCCGTGACGGAGGCCGCCCGCGTCACCGGCATGACCTTCCTGCTCATCACCGCCTCCTCCACCTTCGCGCAGCTGCTCGCCTTCTCGGGCGCGAGCTCGGGCCTCGTCCGCTGGGCCACGGGCATGGAGATGGGCCCCACGCAGATGCTCCTCGTGATGCTGCTCATCCTCTTCGTGCTGGGCATGTTCATGGACCAGGTGTCGATGATGCTCATCACCCTGCCGGTGTTCGTGCCGCTGGCCGCCAGCCTGCATTTCGACATGGTGTGGTGGGGGCTGATCATGCTGCTGATGCTGGAGGTGTCCTTCACCACCCCGCCCTTCGGCCTGCTGCTCTTCGTGATGCAGGGCGTCGCACCGCCGGGCACCAGCCTGACGGAGGTGGCCCGCGCCGCCCTGCCCTACATGCTCTGCGTCTTCCTGCTGATCGCGCTGCTCATCGTCTTTCCGCCTCTGGCCACCTGGCTGCCAGAGAACATGTGA
- a CDS encoding LLM class flavin-dependent oxidoreductase produces MTHPMHGANRFKLGIFSANADGGLTLTKVPERWPARWPEIVQVVQMADAAGIEFFLPIARWKGFEGETNSRQHSFETFTFAAALAGVTRDIALFSTVHVPMVHPIFAAKALATVDHASGGRAGLNIVAGWNPDEFAMFGLERTDAPYEQAAEWISLIERLYTAPEPFDFEGKFYSVKGATTAPKSLQSPRPVVLNAAFSPPGRAFAAAHADYLFTTFVDIEGGRETISDISARAAEAGRSVGTYTTTHVVCRPSQDEAEAYYERYAVSEADQGALDYHTSQKMKHAASHDPETFARHQKRFAGGAGTYPLVGTPEHIAAEMVRMSQAGFAGTTVSFVNFLDELPYFLSEVLPLLREAGLRQ; encoded by the coding sequence ATGACCCATCCCATGCATGGCGCAAACCGCTTCAAGCTCGGCATCTTCTCGGCGAATGCCGATGGCGGCCTCACCCTCACGAAGGTGCCGGAGCGCTGGCCGGCCCGCTGGCCCGAGATCGTGCAGGTGGTGCAGATGGCCGATGCGGCGGGCATCGAGTTCTTCCTGCCCATCGCGCGCTGGAAGGGCTTCGAGGGCGAGACCAACTCGCGCCAGCACTCCTTCGAGACCTTCACCTTCGCCGCCGCGCTGGCGGGGGTGACGCGCGACATCGCGCTGTTCTCCACCGTTCATGTGCCGATGGTCCACCCGATCTTCGCCGCGAAGGCGCTGGCGACCGTCGACCATGCCTCGGGCGGGCGCGCGGGGCTCAACATCGTGGCGGGCTGGAACCCCGACGAGTTCGCCATGTTCGGGCTCGAGCGCACCGACGCGCCCTACGAGCAGGCGGCGGAGTGGATCTCGCTCATCGAGCGTCTCTACACCGCGCCGGAGCCCTTTGATTTCGAAGGGAAATTCTACTCGGTGAAGGGGGCCACCACGGCGCCGAAATCCCTCCAGTCGCCGCGCCCGGTGGTGCTGAACGCCGCCTTCTCGCCGCCGGGCCGGGCCTTTGCCGCGGCGCATGCGGATTATCTCTTCACCACCTTCGTGGACATCGAGGGCGGGCGGGAGACCATCTCCGACATCTCCGCCCGCGCCGCGGAGGCGGGGCGTTCGGTGGGCACCTACACCACCACCCATGTCGTCTGCCGCCCCAGCCAGGACGAGGCCGAGGCCTATTACGAGCGCTACGCGGTCAGCGAGGCCGACCAGGGCGCGCTCGACTACCACACCAGCCAGAAGATGAAGCACGCCGCCTCGCACGACCCCGAGACCTTCGCGCGCCACCAGAAGCGCTTCGCGGGCGGCGCCGGCACCTACCCGCTGGTGGGCACGCCCGAGCATATCGCCGCCGAGATGGTGCGCATGTCGCAGGCGGGTTTCGCCGGCACCACGGTGAGCTTCGTGAACTTCCTCGACGAGCTGCCGTATTTCCTCTCGGAGGTGCTGCCGCTCCTGCGCGAGGCGGGGCTGCGGCAATGA